Proteins encoded by one window of Thermoflexus sp.:
- the rplX gene encoding 50S ribosomal protein L24 yields MAAKVKRGDRVLVIAGDDRGAQGEVLRVLRKENRVVVSGVNIVKKHQRPRPTGRGQVGGIMEFEAPIHISNVMLICPKCNQPTRVGFVIEPDGRKLRQCKRCQATFV; encoded by the coding sequence ATGGCGGCCAAGGTCAAGCGAGGGGATCGGGTTCTGGTGATCGCCGGAGATGACCGGGGCGCCCAGGGGGAGGTCCTGCGGGTGCTCCGGAAGGAAAACCGGGTGGTGGTCTCCGGGGTCAACATTGTTAAGAAGCATCAGCGCCCCCGCCCTACCGGGCGTGGGCAGGTGGGCGGCATCATGGAATTCGAGGCGCCCATCCATATTTCCAATGTGATGCTGATCTGCCCGAAATGCAATCAGCCCACGCGTGTGGGATTTGTGATAGAGCCTGATGGACGTAAGCTTCGTCAGTGCAAGAGGTGTCAGGCGACCTTTGTTTAA
- the rplE gene encoding 50S ribosomal protein L5: protein MAETTTRAVPRLKQRYLEEVRPALMREFGYRNIMEVPRIWKVVVNVGVGEAVTNPKALDYAVQNIATITGQKPLITKARKSIAAFKLRAGRPIGVKVTLRGDRMWAFLDRLFNVALPRIRDFRGVSPDSFDGRGNYTLGLREQLVWPEIDYSQVDKVRGMEITIVTTAKTDAEARRLLELLGMPFRKG, encoded by the coding sequence ATGGCGGAGACAACCACGAGGGCGGTTCCGCGTTTGAAACAGCGTTACCTGGAGGAAGTCCGGCCGGCCCTTATGCGGGAGTTCGGCTATCGCAACATCATGGAGGTCCCCCGGATCTGGAAGGTGGTGGTGAATGTGGGGGTTGGGGAAGCGGTCACCAACCCCAAGGCCCTGGATTATGCGGTCCAGAACATCGCCACCATCACGGGCCAGAAACCGCTGATCACCAAGGCCCGCAAATCCATCGCGGCCTTCAAATTGCGGGCCGGTCGCCCCATCGGGGTTAAGGTGACCCTGCGAGGGGATCGGATGTGGGCCTTCCTGGACCGGTTGTTCAACGTGGCCCTTCCCCGTATCCGGGATTTCCGGGGCGTCTCGCCCGATTCCTTCGACGGCCGGGGGAATTACACGCTGGGGCTGCGGGAGCAGCTGGTCTGGCCGGAGATCGATTACAGTCAGGTGGATAAGGTTCGAGGGATGGAGATCACGATCGTGACCACGGCGAAAACCGATGCGGAGGCGCGGCGGCTGCTGGAGCTGCTCGGCATGCCGTTCCGCAAAGGCTAA